GGCCTGGACGTGCGACGGGGCGGGGATGAGGTCCATGCGCCTCATCCTGCCCCGGACCACCCCGATTGGCATAGACCACTCGGGAGGTGTTCGCGCAGGTCGTGCGCCGTCAGTCCTTCTTGTCGTCCCCGCCGGGGTTGTTCAGCCCGTCGAAGATCTCCTTGCACATCGGGCAGACCGGGTACTTCTTCGGGTCGCGCCCGGGCACCCAGACCTTGCCGCACAGCGCCACCACGGGGGACCCGGAGAGCGCGCTCTCCATGATCTTGTCCTTCTGGACGTAGTGGGCGAAGCGCTCGTGGTCGCCGTCCCCGTGCGACGTCTGCGGGACGGGCTCGACCAGGGTGCCGGTGCCGAGACCGCGCTCGGGCTCAAGAGTGCTCATGGGTGCCAAGTCTATGGGGGCCGCCCGGGACCGGGCCACCGCGCGGGAGGGGCTCCTCGGTCAGTTCAGCAGCGGGTCGTCGGGATAGGTGGCGAGCATCGCCAGCGGCCCGCGCTGGCGGCGCAGCACCTCGCGCCACAGCCGGTCCGGCTCGGCGCAGGAGACGTCCCCCGCCTCACAGTCCACCAGGTGCCAGGCGCCCTCGGCGAGCTCCTCCTCCAGCTGCCCGGGCGACCAGCCCGAGTAGCCGGCGAACACCCGCATCCCGCCGAGCACCCCGGCCAGCACCTCGGGCGGCGCCTCCAGGTCGACCAGGCCGATCGCGCCGTGCACCCGGCGCCAGCCGAGCGGCGCGGCGCCGCTCTCCTCGCCGGGGACGACGGCCACCGCCAGCGCGGAGTCCAGGGCCACCGGC
This is a stretch of genomic DNA from Kitasatospora fiedleri. It encodes these proteins:
- a CDS encoding DUF3039 domain-containing protein; protein product: MSTLEPERGLGTGTLVEPVPQTSHGDGDHERFAHYVQKDKIMESALSGSPVVALCGKVWVPGRDPKKYPVCPMCKEIFDGLNNPGGDDKKD
- a CDS encoding YqgE/AlgH family protein; translation: MEAAPSLTGRLLVATPVLTDPNFTRSVVLLLDHDAQGALGVVLNRPTPVDVAAVLDGWAPLAGDPPVLFQGGPVALDSALAVAVVPGEESGAAPLGWRRVHGAIGLVDLEAPPEVLAGVLGGMRVFAGYSGWSPGQLEEELAEGAWHLVDCEAGDVSCAEPDRLWREVLRRQRGPLAMLATYPDDPLLN